A single region of the Luteitalea sp. genome encodes:
- the ehuD gene encoding ectoine/hydroxyectoine ABC transporter permease subunit EhuD, which produces MRFDWDWAFAAAILPQLVAAMQVTIAATLLGFSVALVGGLLLAVLRRSRRRPLSWTSTAIVEFVRSTPLLIQIYFLFYVMPELGVKLTPFVTGVVALGIHYSSYLSEVYRAGIDAVPRGQWEAAAALDLDRRRTFIRIILPQAIPPVVPALGNYLVAMFKDTPMLSTITVLELLYTARDIGAETFRYLEPLTLVGALFLVVSLVAASGIRLVERRLGT; this is translated from the coding sequence ATGAGGTTCGACTGGGATTGGGCGTTCGCTGCTGCCATCCTGCCGCAACTCGTCGCGGCGATGCAGGTGACCATCGCGGCGACCCTCCTGGGATTCTCCGTCGCCCTGGTCGGCGGCCTCTTGCTGGCGGTCCTGCGGCGGTCCCGACGTCGACCGCTGTCATGGACCAGCACTGCTATCGTCGAGTTCGTGCGCAGCACGCCGTTGCTGATTCAGATCTACTTCCTCTTCTACGTGATGCCCGAGCTTGGCGTGAAGCTCACACCCTTTGTCACAGGCGTCGTTGCCCTTGGGATTCACTACAGCTCCTACCTGTCGGAAGTCTACCGGGCAGGCATCGACGCCGTGCCGCGCGGCCAGTGGGAGGCGGCGGCGGCGCTCGACCTCGACCGGCGTCGCACATTCATTCGAATCATTCTCCCTCAGGCGATCCCGCCGGTGGTGCCGGCGCTCGGCAACTATCTCGTGGCGATGTTCAAGGACACGCCCATGCTGTCGACCATCACCGTGTTGGAGCTGTTGTACACCGCCAGAGATATTGGTGCCGAGACGTTCCGCTACCTCGAGCCCCTGACGCTTGTCGGCGCGCTGTTTCTCG